Genomic window (Chelmon rostratus isolate fCheRos1 chromosome 15, fCheRos1.pri, whole genome shotgun sequence):
CTGATGGGTTGTGGTACACCACAGGGGGTAAGTGCCAATATGCatcacaaaaccacaaactaactgttattttctgcttttatttaatgtactgaagctcTTCTGGGTGTCTGTCCAGAAGACTAGGAGCCTGCTTCATAAAAGCATCTCAAGGTTAAGATGATTTCTAGCTTTTCTAGCTGCCAAGATTTTCACTTTGACACACACTTGATGATGATCAACCCACTCCTTCTAATGTGGCTGACCGAACATCTTCGAGTTTCCCTCCGACAAGCTTCCTGATCCATGTGGATCCTTAAATAGGCCTGcctgacattttacaaaataCAAATCTATATGTATTGATGTGGTTTTCTCACATTGATGAGACTCTACCTATCTCATTTTGCCTTTTATATTGATCTGAAGGTCAGCCAAATCAATCCTTTGCTAACTTCATTTATCATGTGGTCATTTGGTATGCTGCACAAGACTACCTGCAATAataacacacactgtatctATGTCTTGTAGGAGACATCTGAAAACACTGTGCTACCAAATGGATTGGTCCAAGGCCATGCCTACACCGTCACAGGCATTAAACAGGTGAAGGACTGCATTCcaacagctagcagctagtGAGGTTTTTAAGACTTTTAAGTTTTTTTAAGATTACCTTGGCAAACGAGTTAAAgaaagcatatatatatatatattacttaCGTGTTTTTTACTGAGGTTTTACTgagttactttttttttttttttttggttaattgTTTGTTAGGTGATGAGCCAAGGACAACTAGTAAACCTGGTGCGTTTGTGGAACCCTTGGGGCGCCGGAGAGTGGAAGGGAGACTGGAGTGATCAGTAAGAACGTGACTGGGACTGTTCCATAAAGAATTGCTCTGACTTGCTACTTCAGGAGATAAACGATCAAGATATTTTTCCAAGTGACAAGATGATATTTTGCAGTTGTATTCACTGTCACACGAGAAACTTTGTGAGGAATGCTTTGCCAACtaattgtgtctgttttttgttaataatCTTTGCAATGAATGTCAGTCTACGCTTGCACAATAGCTTTGCTTTTCACTTAAGCTAAATAAGCAATCTTAGATGAAGCATGATCTCCTCAGTTGTATAATGTATGgtttttgtttgggttttttttgaaTGACAGTGCTAAGCAGACCAAGGCTGTTTTGAACAGAGCCCTGATCTCTCAAGCTGTCTTATTATCTCGACCCTTTTCACAAACTGGTTTTGGCAGTTTTCTGGGCTGCTCTGAGCTCTGAGCTTGTGCCCACTTTCAGTGAAGcagagtcatgttttttttttttttttttttcttttacttctgTTAGAGTTAGTGTCCTTTGTGATAAGTTGATAATCAATCAGCAAAGACTTCTCTTAGTGATAGTAGGTGGTGTAGTGATGACTTGTGGCTTGGAAGTGTGGCGTAAGCCTTATCTAGCAAAGGAGTCAGATAATCCACTGTGACCTCTTGACTATTCAGACAATAGCTTTAGACAAAGTTTGTGACCCGTTGCTTTTGATCGTATGAACAGGTGCAAATGTTGGCATCGTGGGGTAGGTTTGTAGGAAAAGTCAATATGCACAAAACTTGACTTGCccagaccaaaacaaaacaaatttgtgaAAAAAGTGATGACAGATTGAGAAACTTTTGAGcattcagtttcagtgtgtttagCACTGTCGTGCAGAACACAGGTTATGTGAGGGTAACGTGTTGCAACTTGCCTCTTTATGTGAACAACAATTTCAGTATAACCATTTTGCTACTCCTCTTCCTTCACCGACAAATCGTGTTTAAAGGTCGGTGATGTGGCAAACCGTGAGTCCTGACGATCGTGAGATGTGCCTTTCTGTGCGTGATGATGGGGAGTTTTGGTAAGCGTGTTCAAATAAAAACCTGACAAAATATGTCACAGGCATTTCTGAAAATGCTGAACGCGAAATGTAAAGCTAATGCAAACAACGACCGAACATCAgtgaatatttctgtttttatttcttttagaaACAACTTTTgagtaaaaattaaaaactagTATTCAGAAACCACAGTTTTACATACAAAAAGTACAGCGCATCAGGTACACATAAATACTCACTAAACAGTTTATGAACACTGAGCCAAGAGCACCCTAACCATAATTATGATTCACTGCTAAACCACTAATTAAGTCTAATTTAAAATTATAATGTAATCACAATATCAGTAACgtcaataaaacaataaacatataTGCAGATTGCGTTTGCATGTCTTACCTTAGCTGATCAATACAAAGTAACTATTTTTTCTTTCGTGGACTGATTGAATCTCTTAAACAGCAGTGTGTCATCTAAGTGTATCTCTGATGTCAACAGGATGACCCAGGAAGACTTCTGTAAGTTCTACTCGGATCTCGACATCTGCTGCCTGTGTCCCGACTTCCTTGATGGAGACTCCTCTTGCCAGTGGAAGACCTCTTTCTATGAGGGCAGATGGGTCGCCGGAACCACTGCTGGAGGATGCATGAATAACCCTGGTACTTCCAGATTATCTGGGCTCATACAAAACTGACCCCTCAAAAAGCAACATGGAGACTGGATGGTGCCAATTTGAGaagtagactttttttttttttttttttttttacagtgtttcttttttattttgcactttACAAATGTCCCCAACAGACATTCTGTTAAATAGCCCTccccacacacaaacttaaaaaacacatacTGGCTTTCCAAAGTCTGGCACTAAAAGCACTTTAAGGATTTAAGTTATGATCCCATTTAAAGATTAATTATTCATGTATCATTTGGAATAGGACTATTAATCTGTGAATTATATACTTTTATTAAATTCTAATATAATTAATCAATTTATAATAGCTTTTTAACCAATCTATCAATTGACATCTCTTTACATGACTTTAATTATTCCAGTGCACACACCAGGCTCTATAACAAAGAATGCACAGTTTGCCAAGAGTAAACTGGCTCCAGAATTGTTTTTCAGTCTTGAGATTCACCCTTCTCTTGGCAAAATGGCGAAACACAAAATTGTTTCCCTCTTTGGCTTCCAGAGAGCTTCTGGACTAATCCACAGTACAGAGTCACGGTTGAGAACGATGACTGCGCTTGGCAGGAGGGAGTAAAAAACGTGCTGGTGTCTCTCATGCAAAAGCCTGACAAGAGGAACAGACGCCTGGTCAACAATTTGCACATTGGATTAACTATATTTGAGGTAAATATTGCCCTTTAttttttgtgtcacactatgAGAAATAGTATGGATATGTTGTGCAGACATGAGTAAGGAGCTGTAGAAAATAGTCAAAAtccatgaaaataaaaatgaaaccgCTGTGTTGGCTCAGCCATTCTGTGTCATCATAGAGGATGAATATTAGTGCTCAATCAAAAAGTCACCATTTACAGTTTTGTGGCTTATGCCACttaacaaaatgcaacaaaacaaataaaacatcacgTAGCTCTCTCTGAGCCCCTAAGTGATCATTAGATTCCATTGTTCtatttgcattatttacatgttttcataTTGTCACTAATTTTGTTTTGTCCCTAACATGGATTCATTTTCCTCTGATTTCTTCCAAGGTGCCCGAAGAAGTAAGTGACAGTTTTAACCTAATCCTCAAACACAGTATGTGCTGCTATGGAGAGTGATATGAACTGCATATAAATGAAATATCTATTTTTCCTCTGTATCTGTACAGTACAAGAAGCACACAGGGAAGTTTCCAGACACTTTCTTCGGGAGAAATCGGCCTGTTGGCCAATCTAAAACCTACATTAACGCACGAGAGACGATGGAGTTCCTCAGTCTGAAGCCCGGTGAATACCTGGTTGTGCCGTCCACCTTCAAGCCCAATGAGACAGCCTCTTACATCATAACCATCCTGTCCAAGGCTGAGACCCACATGCAGTAAGTCACTCACAGCTCACTAATTAGTCTTCATAGGCATAGCTGTACAATTAATCTACAAGCTAGCATGCCTTGGACCAGTCTGTCCACTGTACATGTAGCAAACAAACTGATATTAACCCCCTATCAAACTCCCAGTAAGACCCCCAAAGGTTTATTAAGTGTAATGTCATTAGTGAATTTCAAATTGTGATCTGCTAACACTGTTACGAATGAGTTTGTTCTGGACCCATTTGAGGACACAAGTACAAGTTTAATGAAGGCACAGGTGGTGGCGGCAGAAGACTGGCTGGCTTGGAGCTGGAACAGCCAGCAGCAAGGCACACGCTGGACAATATGTGAGAAGACACTGCTGAAAAACACCCAGCGAAAACATATCTGCTGACACTCAGTACGACATGGGAACATGTGCCGAACAGCATGGAATTATCTGGCACAGGAGGGCCGTCGTGACCGGGCTTATATGGAGTGATTGATTGGTGGGGATTGAAGCCAGGTGTGCCTCGTCTCCTGCCACCCACACACCCTGCATggagagaacaaaaaaacagatcagggaggggaaagagagaaacaggaaaaacaaacaaacacaaagccaagACCACATCAAACTCTACTTACTGCTGAAAAAGGATTAAGATGAGTGTAGCATGTTACTAAGTTACTGCACAACACTGGCTACAGGCAATGCACTCATGTCTCCTGTCTCTCCACTCAGTGAGAACTCTGGTGGCCACCACGAACGTATGGAAGTAGAAGaggtgatttttaaaaatatatattgctaTTATTGGTATTGTTACTGTGTTacatgtttgcagtgttgatgACACTGATAGGATGTGACACATATGTATTCCTCTAGAGCTGAAAGCACTCAATCTTTTGCAGGGCAAACAAGCCGAAAATGGAGAGTCTGACGGAAATAAGAGAGAATTCTTCCGTCAATACTCTGACAAGGTGATTTGTGTCTTATCCTGGGTTCAAACTACACAATATCAGGCTGATAATTGCATGACCTGGCAAATGCAGGGTGTCCGGAACAAAAATGGACATTGGGCGCAACAAATGATTGCTTTATCCTGTATAGTGCATCATAGTGGAGGACAAGTGACACCACATCTGGGACGCCTCACGGTGTCCCGACAAACAGACTAGCATGttagattttcattttttttttacttctctctAGTACGACAGATCCCAGGACAAGTTCTGTGATGTTGCCCAATAGGAGCACAGAGCAGTAAAGTGAAAGATGAATGATTTTGGTGCTGCTAGGTGGAACTGTGAgaggatgttttttctttcaattttaACACAAGACAGCCATTATCATACAAACTTTGGACGCCCATCGTCAGTTTACATTCTTGATCCCGGACGTCGGCCCCTAGCACCTGCTTCCCAATGACAACAAGCAGGTTGTGAAAGTTGGCAAGCTATGACTGGTGAGGGATCAGCGTGTAATCTGTCGTGTTTCTCCATCAAGCAAGAATTTATGACCCTTTAATCACATAATCTCACACAGTGATCAtgtaacagacaaaaacatctgaGTAGTCTGAACCCAACATTACAGCAATAGCTCAGcgtcttggaaatatgcttataTGCTCTGCTGCAGACTCCACCAGCATAGACTGCAGTAAGATACTGGTCTCAGCTGAGAAACGCTCAGGCACGCAATCCTCAGCAAAGCCAGGAAGTGTTGTCTTCACACTTCGGGtttacacaaacaagacagaacaggctagtgagcttcagaggtgcagGTAGGCACCTTTTGTTGCCCTTGGACAGAGCCggactagctgtttccccgcttccagtgtttgtgctaagctaagctaactgcttcatatttagcgtacCGTCAGAGTGGTATTGATCCGCTCATCAAACCCTCAGCAAGAATGCCAATGAGCGTATTTGAACGATTCCTTTAATTAAATTGGACTTTGaatgtctttttaatattgGATCATTCATGTCTGTGCTGTATTCTCTGTTTGAGCTATGCCATCAttattgtgctgctgtttgtcttttcttttatgcTGTTTCTGCTTCGTTGGATCACAAATTTTAAATATCGGCATAGAAATATGTTCTTTTATCTATACATATGGGTTTTCAATCAACCCTGTAATGTGTAGGGTTATTTTCTTGCTTACTTATTTATCCTCCATATAAAAGTAACTGTGATTATGACAGCCACCATGTGAGCCAAACATAagccttttattgtttttatttaatttccagTATGAAGAAGTGGACTGTGAGCAGCTCCAGAAGCTTCTGAACGAAAGATTCCTGAAAGGTTTGgactgtaaaaccacaacaggCTTGACAACATATGAGCGAAAAAATATTCAGACAATATAATCTTGTGAAACGCTTCTACTGTATGTGGCTTGGTTCAGGCCAAATGAAGTGTCCCGgtattttttctgcttttatttaggAGACTTGAAATCCGGAGGCTTCAGCATTGATGCCTGTCGCAGCATGGTTGCTCTGATGGATGTATCCTCTTATGCAAAGAAGTGGTGgatcagaaatgtgtttttttaggaACCTCCAACGTTAAATGTAGttatataaaacacagaagtaCTACACATGCCAAAACCTGCCTGACCTTTTGATGTTATCACACCCACGAATAAAACTGTGGGTCAGGCTAAGACATGTGCAGCTATAATACCTTAATGCTGGGTTAGTCGTCAATCACTGGCAAACTGAATGATGAGGAACTTGTTCGTCTGTGGCGGAAGCTCGACGTATACAAGGTAAAGGA
Coding sequences:
- the LOC121617969 gene encoding calpain-1 catalytic subunit-like isoform X1, with protein sequence MPPPGVCMNIINSRHKNDGFGTISKPEPFLRQDYQQLRQYCLIKQVRFIDEMFPPDRKSIGKGVLNPADLAKVVWLRPSKLVPTPFLQVDGISRFDFGQGIIGNCWFLASIGALTFQKHIFQQVVPLEQTFQEEYCGLFHFRFWRFGRWVDVVIDDKLPTINGRLIFVHSKDPTEFWPALLEKAYAKVCGSYADMNAGTPAEALVDFTGGVHICIPLSDPPSNLWELMYRAAKSRSLMGCGTPQGETSENTVLPNGLVQGHAYTVTGIKQVMSQGQLVNLVRLWNPWGAGEWKGDWSDQSVMWQTVSPDDREMCLSVRDDGEFWMTQEDFCKFYSDLDICCLCPDFLDGDSSCQWKTSFYEGRWVAGTTAGGCMNNPESFWTNPQYRVTVENDDCAWQEGVKNVLVSLMQKPDKRNRRLVNNLHIGLTIFEVPEEYKKHTGKFPDTFFGRNRPVGQSKTYINARETMEFLSLKPGEYLVVPSTFKPNETASYIITILSKAETHMHENSGGHHERMEVEEGKQAENGESDGNKREFFRQYSDKYEEVDCEQLQKLLNERFLKGDLKSGGFSIDACRSMVALMDSSITGKLNDEELVRLWRKLDVYKETFFRTDASQTGTLSLSELRNAVMASGRRISDDMLNLMALRYGNSSGMITLENFICLILRFECMNQIFNQLASETVLTLSESEWLYISMYT
- the LOC121617969 gene encoding calpain-1 catalytic subunit-like isoform X2, whose amino-acid sequence is MFPPDRKSIGKGVLNPADLAKVVWLRPSKLVPTPFLQVDGISRFDFGQGIIGNCWFLASIGALTFQKHIFQQVVPLEQTFQEEYCGLFHFRFWRFGRWVDVVIDDKLPTINGRLIFVHSKDPTEFWPALLEKAYAKVCGSYADMNAGTPAEALVDFTGGVHICIPLSDPPSNLWELMYRAAKSRSLMGCGTPQGETSENTVLPNGLVQGHAYTVTGIKQVMSQGQLVNLVRLWNPWGAGEWKGDWSDQSVMWQTVSPDDREMCLSVRDDGEFWMTQEDFCKFYSDLDICCLCPDFLDGDSSCQWKTSFYEGRWVAGTTAGGCMNNPESFWTNPQYRVTVENDDCAWQEGVKNVLVSLMQKPDKRNRRLVNNLHIGLTIFEVPEEYKKHTGKFPDTFFGRNRPVGQSKTYINARETMEFLSLKPGEYLVVPSTFKPNETASYIITILSKAETHMHENSGGHHERMEVEEGKQAENGESDGNKREFFRQYSDKYEEVDCEQLQKLLNERFLKGDLKSGGFSIDACRSMVALMDSSITGKLNDEELVRLWRKLDVYKETFFRTDASQTGTLSLSELRNAVMASGRRISDDMLNLMALRYGNSSGMITLENFICLILRFECMNQIFNQLASETVLTLSESEWLYISMYT